The Pricia mediterranea genome includes a window with the following:
- a CDS encoding phosphoglycerate kinase, protein MKTIDDFNFKDKKALIRVDFNVPLDDSFEVTDTNRIEAAKPTIIKVLEDGGSAVLMSHLGRPGGEIDPDLSMEHIADTVSDIIGVKVKFVDDCVGKSAEDAVAGLRPGEVLLLENLRFHEGEKSGDADFAEQLSKLGEIYVNDAFGTAHRAHASTTVVASFFPDNKCFGYLLAKEIEAIEKVMDTGEKPVLAILGGAKVSSKITIIENILDKVDHLIIGGGMTYTFIKAKGGQIGDSICEDDKMDLAMDILKQAKNKNVEVHLPVDVLAADDFANDAETKVVDVDKIPDGWQGLDAGPRTLENFKETILKAKTILWNGPVGVFEMENFAKGTIAVGKAIDEATQNGAFSLVGGGDSVAAVKQFGFDDKVSYVSTGGGAMLESLEGKTLPGIAAIKGQ, encoded by the coding sequence ATGAAAACGATAGATGATTTTAATTTCAAGGATAAAAAGGCATTGATCCGTGTGGATTTCAACGTGCCTTTGGACGATAGTTTTGAGGTGACGGACACCAACCGCATAGAAGCCGCAAAACCGACCATAATCAAAGTTCTGGAAGACGGCGGGAGTGCCGTACTGATGAGCCATTTGGGACGGCCTGGCGGGGAGATAGATCCTGATCTGTCGATGGAACATATTGCGGATACGGTCTCCGATATCATTGGGGTAAAGGTCAAATTTGTCGATGATTGTGTTGGGAAAAGCGCCGAGGATGCGGTGGCCGGTCTACGGCCCGGGGAAGTGTTATTGTTAGAAAACCTACGTTTTCACGAGGGGGAGAAATCGGGGGATGCCGATTTTGCGGAGCAGCTTTCCAAATTGGGCGAGATTTACGTGAACGATGCCTTTGGAACCGCACATAGGGCCCATGCTTCGACTACCGTAGTAGCCAGTTTCTTTCCGGACAACAAATGTTTTGGTTATCTCTTGGCCAAAGAGATCGAGGCTATCGAAAAGGTGATGGATACTGGCGAAAAGCCAGTTTTGGCGATATTGGGCGGTGCCAAGGTGTCTTCCAAGATTACTATTATCGAGAATATTCTTGACAAGGTCGACCATCTTATTATTGGCGGTGGAATGACCTATACCTTTATAAAGGCAAAGGGCGGACAGATAGGCGATTCCATCTGTGAAGACGATAAGATGGATCTCGCCATGGATATTTTGAAACAGGCGAAAAATAAAAACGTAGAAGTACACCTTCCCGTAGATGTTCTGGCCGCCGATGATTTTGCGAACGACGCCGAAACCAAGGTGGTCGATGTCGATAAGATTCCCGATGGATGGCAAGGTCTCGATGCCGGCCCTAGAACCCTGGAAAACTTTAAGGAAACCATTCTAAAGGCGAAGACCATTCTCTGGAACGGACCTGTAGGCGTGTTTGAAATGGAAAACTTCGCCAAAGGTACGATTGCCGTTGGAAAGGCTATCGACGAGGCGACCCAAAACGGCGCATTTTCCTTGGTCGGGGGTGGGGACTCGGTTGCCGCCGTCAAACAATTCGGGTTCGATGACAAGGTCAGCTATGTCTCTACCGGAGGGGGCGCAATGCTCGAAAGCCTAGAAGGAAAAACCCTGCCGGGAATTGCTGCAATAAAGGGCCAATAA
- a CDS encoding LysM peptidoglycan-binding domain-containing protein, with translation MTPKNSTFFSLVWSLVCAVPAIAQQVDYPAISKADTLATSKESHTYDSRVVIDTMAMDMHGVEQMEKMASDTIRNDSALKLVRDGAIRKYALQDLPVAAKYDSLWMEVLYENASLSDEMFREVSQLDYEKTYPTSLSTDTLKARLKRLNQKTPFNIAYNPSLENVIKSFLFRKRELMERMLTVSQFYFPLFEQELDNHDIPLEMKYLAIVESALNPRARSRVGATGLWQFMYGTGKQYKLDVSSYVDERSDPIKSTQAASKFLSKLYDIYGDWDLVLAAYNSGPGNVNKAIRRSGGSTNYWHIRRFLPRETAGYVPAFLATMYLFEYADEHDLKGETVERAYFETDTVRVKNLITFQQISELVGVGEKELSVLNPSYKLNVIPFVEGEHHTLRLPRYAIGRFVANEAAIYAHVKKELESKESPLPELVEEAERNKIRYKVRQGDYLGKIAEQYGVGVSELRRWNGLRGSNLRVGQRLTIFPERMPRASAGNAGIPVGAKVHTVQRGDSLWTISKKYPGISVENLRQWNGISGRNLKPGTKLKLCACPS, from the coding sequence ATGACACCAAAGAACAGCACTTTTTTTTCGTTGGTCTGGAGCTTGGTTTGTGCCGTTCCTGCGATAGCGCAACAAGTGGATTATCCCGCGATATCAAAAGCGGATACCCTCGCGACATCCAAAGAAAGCCATACGTATGATTCTAGGGTAGTAATCGATACCATGGCAATGGACATGCACGGTGTCGAACAGATGGAAAAAATGGCATCCGATACCATCCGGAACGACAGTGCGTTAAAATTGGTCCGTGACGGGGCAATTCGTAAATATGCCTTGCAAGACCTTCCCGTGGCGGCAAAATATGATAGCTTATGGATGGAAGTGCTATACGAGAATGCATCCCTTTCCGATGAAATGTTCCGAGAGGTTTCCCAGCTTGATTACGAGAAGACCTATCCTACATCGTTGTCTACGGATACGCTTAAGGCACGCTTAAAGCGTTTGAACCAAAAGACACCTTTCAACATTGCGTACAACCCATCCTTGGAAAACGTTATCAAGTCTTTCCTCTTTCGGAAGAGGGAGCTTATGGAAAGAATGTTGACCGTCAGCCAGTTCTATTTCCCTTTATTCGAACAGGAACTCGACAACCACGACATCCCTCTGGAAATGAAATACCTTGCCATTGTGGAGTCCGCCTTGAACCCAAGAGCACGTTCCCGGGTGGGCGCCACGGGCCTTTGGCAATTTATGTACGGAACGGGAAAGCAATATAAACTTGACGTATCCAGTTACGTCGATGAACGCAGCGACCCGATAAAATCCACTCAAGCCGCCAGCAAGTTTCTTTCTAAACTGTACGACATCTATGGCGACTGGGATTTGGTCTTGGCGGCCTACAATTCGGGTCCGGGCAATGTGAATAAAGCCATTCGCAGGTCAGGGGGATCCACTAACTATTGGCACATCCGCAGGTTTTTGCCCCGAGAAACGGCAGGTTACGTGCCCGCTTTTCTCGCGACCATGTATCTTTTTGAATATGCCGACGAACATGATCTGAAGGGCGAAACTGTTGAACGCGCCTACTTCGAGACCGATACGGTACGTGTTAAAAACCTGATTACCTTCCAGCAGATTTCCGAACTTGTCGGGGTCGGCGAAAAAGAGCTGAGCGTGCTCAATCCTTCTTACAAGCTGAACGTTATTCCTTTTGTCGAAGGCGAGCACCATACTTTGCGTTTGCCCAGATACGCCATAGGAAGATTTGTAGCCAACGAAGCTGCCATATACGCGCATGTCAAAAAGGAGCTGGAAAGTAAGGAGAGCCCCCTTCCGGAACTGGTCGAGGAGGCGGAGCGGAACAAAATACGGTATAAGGTGCGCCAAGGTGACTATCTTGGAAAGATAGCGGAACAGTACGGGGTCGGGGTGAGTGAGCTTAGGCGCTGGAACGGGCTCCGCGGAAGCAACTTAAGGGTGGGCCAGCGTCTTACCATATTCCCGGAGCGCATGCCGCGAGCGAGCGCCGGAAATGCGGGTATCCCTGTAGGGGCGAAGGTGCACACGGTGCAGCGTGGCGACTCGTTGTGGACCATCTCAAAAAAATATCCAGGAATTTCTGTTGAAAACTTACGACAATGGAACGGTATTAGTGGTAGAAATCTCAAACCGGGCACAAAACTGAAATTGTGCGCCTGCCCGTCGTAG